Proteins encoded together in one Prionailurus viverrinus isolate Anna chromosome B1, UM_Priviv_1.0, whole genome shotgun sequence window:
- the CDKN2AIP gene encoding CDKN2A-interacting protein isoform X2, which produces MAQEVSEYLSQNPRVAAWVEALRCDGETDKHWRHRREFLLRNAGDLAPTGGAAAANTEEAADAESGTRNRQLQQLISFSMAWANHVFLGCRYPQKVMDKILSMAEGIKVTGAPIHTTRDELVAKVKKRGISSSNEGVEEPAKKRIMEGKNNSTVEQDHAKISAKTERASAQQENSSTCTGSSTKSESSGNSTRSSATSSQNSSTSDGDRSLSSQSSSSVSSQMKQSNLAKE; this is translated from the exons ATGGCGCAGGAGGTGTCGGAGTACCTGAGCCAGAACCCGCGGGTGGCCGCCTGGGTGGAGGCGCTGCGCTGCGACGGCGAGACTGACAAACACTGGCGCCACCGCCGGGAGTTTCTGCTCCGCAACGCCGGGGACCTGGCCCCGACTGGCGGCGCTGCCGCCGCCAACACGGAGGAAGCTGCGGACGCCGAGAGCGGGACCCGCAATCGGCAGCTGCAGCAGCTCATCTCCTTTTCCATGGCCTGGGCGAACCACGTCTTCCTCGGGTGCCG gtacCCACAAAAAGTTATGGATAAAATACTTAGTATGGCTGAAGGCATCAAAGTGACAGGTGCTCCAATCCATACCACAAGAGACGAACTGGTTGCCAAGGTGAAGAAAAGAGGGATATCGAGTAGCAATG aaGGGGTAGAAGAGCCGGCGAAAAAACGAATCATGGAAGGGAAAAACAATTCCACGGTTGAGCAAGATCATGCAAAAATTTCTGCCAAAACAGAACGTGCATCAGCTCAGCAGGAAAACAGCTCGACATGTACAGGGTCATCCACCAAATCAGAGAGCAGTGGAAACTCCACTCGAAGCTCTGCCACCTCGAGTCAGAATAGCTCTACAAGTGATGGAGACCGGTCTCTTTCCAGCCAAAGTAGTAGCAGCGTTTCCTCTCAG ATGAAACAAAGTAATTTGGCCAAAGAATGA
- the CDKN2AIP gene encoding CDKN2A-interacting protein isoform X1 → MAQEVSEYLSQNPRVAAWVEALRCDGETDKHWRHRREFLLRNAGDLAPTGGAAAANTEEAADAESGTRNRQLQQLISFSMAWANHVFLGCRYPQKVMDKILSMAEGIKVTGAPIHTTRDELVAKVKKRGISSSNEGVEEPAKKRIMEGKNNSTVEQDHAKISAKTERASAQQENSSTCTGSSTKSESSGNSTRSSATSSQNSSTSDGDRSLSSQSSSSVSSQVTVAGSGKASESEAPDKHGSASFVSSLLKSSVNSHVTQSADSRQQSGSPKKSALEGSSVSASQSISEIEVPLLGSSGSPEGELPLLSSKPSSETASGGLTSKTSSEASVSSSASKNSSSSGISLLTPKSSTSTPASLLTSKSTSQVAASLLASKSSSQTSGSLVSKSPSLAGVSQLASKISSQTSTSQLPSKSTSQSSESSVKFSCCKLTNEDVKQKQPFFNRLYKTVAWKLVAVGGFSPNVNHGELLNAAIEALKATLDVFFVPLKELADLPQNKSSQESIVCELRCKSVYLGTGCGKSKENAKAVASREALKLFLKKKVVVKICKRKYRGSEIEDLVLLDEESRPVNLPPALKHPQELL, encoded by the exons ATGGCGCAGGAGGTGTCGGAGTACCTGAGCCAGAACCCGCGGGTGGCCGCCTGGGTGGAGGCGCTGCGCTGCGACGGCGAGACTGACAAACACTGGCGCCACCGCCGGGAGTTTCTGCTCCGCAACGCCGGGGACCTGGCCCCGACTGGCGGCGCTGCCGCCGCCAACACGGAGGAAGCTGCGGACGCCGAGAGCGGGACCCGCAATCGGCAGCTGCAGCAGCTCATCTCCTTTTCCATGGCCTGGGCGAACCACGTCTTCCTCGGGTGCCG gtacCCACAAAAAGTTATGGATAAAATACTTAGTATGGCTGAAGGCATCAAAGTGACAGGTGCTCCAATCCATACCACAAGAGACGAACTGGTTGCCAAGGTGAAGAAAAGAGGGATATCGAGTAGCAATG aaGGGGTAGAAGAGCCGGCGAAAAAACGAATCATGGAAGGGAAAAACAATTCCACGGTTGAGCAAGATCATGCAAAAATTTCTGCCAAAACAGAACGTGCATCAGCTCAGCAGGAAAACAGCTCGACATGTACAGGGTCATCCACCAAATCAGAGAGCAGTGGAAACTCCACTCGAAGCTCTGCCACCTCGAGTCAGAATAGCTCTACAAGTGATGGAGACCGGTCTCTTTCCAGCCAAAGTAGTAGCAGCGTTTCCTCTCAGGTAACAGTGGCAGGGTCTGGAAAGGCTTCTGAGTCAGAAGCTCCAGATAAACATGGTTCAGCCTCGTTTGTTTCTTCGTTGTTGAAATCCAGTGTGAATAGTCATGTGACCCAGTCTGCTGATTCCAGACAACAGAGTGGATCACCTAAAAAGAGTGCTTTGGAAGGCTCTTCAGTCTCAGCTTCTCAAAGCATCTCAGAGATCGAGGTGCCCTTGTTGGGCTCCTCCGGAAGCCCAGAAGGAGAGTTGCCACTGTTGTCTTCTAAACCTAGTTCAGAGACAGCTTCAGGTGGGTTAACTTCCAAAACTAGTTCAGAGGCaagtgtttcctcctctgcttctAAAAATAGTTCCTCATCAGGCATATCCTTGCTCACTCCCAAAAGCAGCACATCCACACCTGCATCGCTGCTGACTTCCAAAAGCACTTCGCAGGTAGCCGCGTCGCTGTTAGCTTCCAAAAGCAGCTCCCAAACCAGTGGATCTCTAGTTTCCAAAAGCCCTTCCTTAGCAGGTGTGTCCCAGCTGGCCTCTAAGATTAGTTCTCAGACGAGCACATCACAGTTGCCTTCCAAAAGTACTTCGCAGTCCAGCGAGAGTTCTGTTAAATTCTCTTGTTGCAAGTTAACTAATGAAGATGTGAAACAGAAACAACCTTTTTTCAATAGACTGTATAAAACGGTGGCGTGGAAGCTGGTGGCCGTTGGCGGCTTTAGTCCCAACGTGAATCACGGAGAGCTCCTAAATGCGGCCATAGAGGCTCTGAAGGCCACACTGGATGTGTTTTTTGTTCCGCTAAAAGAACTGGCAGATCTGCCTCAAAACAAAAGCTCTCAAGAAAGCATTGTCTGTGAATTGAGGTGCAAGTCTGTGTATTTGGGCACCGGCTgtggaaaaagcaaagagaatgcAAAAGCTGTTGCATCAAGAGAAGCACTGAAGTTATTTCTCAAGAAGAAAGTAGTGGTAAAGATCTGTAAAAGGAAATACAGAGGCAGTGAAATAGAAGACCTGGTCCTCCTCGATGAAGAGTCAAGGCCTGTAAACTTACCTCCAGCATTAAAACATCCTCAAGAATTACTATAA
- the CDKN2AIP gene encoding CDKN2A-interacting protein isoform X3, protein MAQEVSEYLSQNPRVAAWVEALRCDGETDKHWRHRREFLLRNAGDLAPTGGAAAANTEEAADAESGTRNRQLQQLISFSMAWANHVFLGCRYPQKVMDKILSMAEGIKVTGAPIHTTRDELVAKKG, encoded by the exons ATGGCGCAGGAGGTGTCGGAGTACCTGAGCCAGAACCCGCGGGTGGCCGCCTGGGTGGAGGCGCTGCGCTGCGACGGCGAGACTGACAAACACTGGCGCCACCGCCGGGAGTTTCTGCTCCGCAACGCCGGGGACCTGGCCCCGACTGGCGGCGCTGCCGCCGCCAACACGGAGGAAGCTGCGGACGCCGAGAGCGGGACCCGCAATCGGCAGCTGCAGCAGCTCATCTCCTTTTCCATGGCCTGGGCGAACCACGTCTTCCTCGGGTGCCG gtacCCACAAAAAGTTATGGATAAAATACTTAGTATGGCTGAAGGCATCAAAGTGACAGGTGCTCCAATCCATACCACAAGAGACGAACTGGTTGCCAAG aaGGGGTAG